CGAATTGTTCTGAATACGGCGCTTGCAGAACCGAAGCAGGAGGTTTTGCAAGTGCCTCCTCTAGCCGGCGTGTTCGGGAGGTTCCTGACTCATCCGTTCCAGGGCCCATCGGGCGCGTGCGGCGGTGTTGACTTCAGGGATATGGGTCAAGCGGCGCAACGCCTCGATCGCGGGTCTGTGACGGGCGCGGCCCAGACACCAAGCGGCGACCGCATGCACCGTGTAGTTTTGCCGACCGTCGAGCAGCAGCGTGATGATCTTCGGCAGGGCGTCGCGGTTGCCGCGTGCGACGAGAGTTTGCATGACCGCGCCGGTCCGGCGCCACTCCCCCACCGGCGGATCATCCAGCGCGGCGAGCAACGCGGCATCGGGGTCTTCGAGGAGCGCGAAGGGTTCATCGTCCAGGTCGCAGACATGAACCACATCCGTGGTCTGTTTTCCGGCAACCGGTTCGGCGTCCGGCAGCGCGCCAATCTCCGGAGGAAGTGTGAAGCGGTCCGATCCGCCGGTCCAAATCGCCTCCCATTGCCCATCCGCAATCCGACGCAGGGAGAGCCCTTCGACGGCATCGGGCACCAGGCAGGTGATGAAGCAAACGCGACGTCCGGTCGCGGAGAGGTCCGTGCGCACGCTCCCTTCGTCGGGCCAGCCGCGCCCCAGCGGAAAGGTCGGCACGGTCGTCAGCGAGATCGGCCCGAGCGGTTCAGCCCCGTCGGCCCCGGCCAGCCAGGCCAGCGTCACCCCGACCCCGGACGGCAGGTCGAGCCGCACGCCGAGCGGCTCCACCTGGCGGGCGCCCCGGCGAAACCACATCCGCCAGGTAAAGGTGTGCGCAGTCGGCGCCTGCAGATCGTCCACGACCCACGTGACGCCCGACGCGCCCACCGAGACCGTGCGCCGCATGCGCGACACATCGAACGCCGGCTGATAATACGCAGACGCTTCTCCAGAAACGGTATGCCGATCCGTTTCTCGACGCTCAAAAAGCAGTCGTCCCTCTCGTGCATGGGGAGGGAAATAGCCATCCCATCCGTCCACCAGAATCGCACAGGCGGATCCCAAGAAACCCTGCTGGCTGCCATTGATCCACGCATCAAAGCTGCCATACTGCTGAGCGATCAGCTCGATTTCCACGACGGACAATGCCGACCGGGTGCGTGCCAGCGCCGCATCCGGGAAGTACCTCACCCGGCTGTCATGCGGCCCGTCCCCCGTAATCGGCTCGCCGCCCAGATCAATCATCAGGTGGTTGGGGTTGACCTGTTCGCGGCTGATTCCCTGCACACCGTCCGCACACCGATCCCAGACCATCAGGACGCGCAACCGTCGCGGCTGGTGCTCGACGGCAGCCCCCACGGCGGGCAGGCTCCAGCCGGTCAGGGGTGAACGGGTCTCGTCGGGGCGTGGGTCATGCCCCCCCGATCCCGCGCCCTCGTGCGCCGGCCAATACAGCAGCGTCCAGAGCCGGTCGTCGGGGTACCAGGCCAATTGATGGGGGGTCTCCCATGCCGATTCGGCGACCTGCAGAATCTGCGGATCTCCGGAGAGGTTGGCCCACAACGTCCGGGCTGCGAGGTTGTGGATCGGCGCCCAGCCGTAATGATCCCACGGCGGAAGCCAACCGCCGCAACTGCCCATGGCCGTCTCCATGCGCAGGGTGTCTGACAGTCGCCACCCGTTGGGTTCCCACTGGCGATCCCAGACGCCGCGTTCGCCCTGTTGCTCGAGAAACACGCCGGCCCACATCACCAGGCCGGAGACCACATCGGACTGGTACGTCGACCCCTCGCCGGTGTAGCCGCTGGGCGCCATGAGTCCGAGCACCTGCCTGAACTTCGGAAAAGCCCAGTCCCGCAAGGCCCGTGCGCGCGCGGAAACGCCCTCGACATCGGCGAAGGCGTGCCCGGCCACCGTGCTGCAGAAGGTCATCGAGAACTGCTGATTGTGCCCCCCCGGAACACGCGCCCGTAACACCGGAATGACGTAGTCGTAGAAGAAATCCAGAATGCCCGTGCCGACGATCCGCCGTTCTGCGGCTGTCCAGGCGCCCTGGCTGTCCAGCCAGGTGAACGTGACCGCCAGGCGCATCACGCGCGGCGCCATGCACCAGATATGGGCGTCAAGCGAATTCTGCGCCGTCGCCTTGGAGCCTGGCGACTGGTTCTGTGCCAGAATCAGCGGATTCAACGCCAGCGTCAAGATGTGGCCCTTGGCCTCGGCGATGGCAACCGGATCGCCCAGCAGGGCGGGCAGGAAGATGTGGTGCCGGCGGAACTCGCCATCGCGCCTCAACCGCTCATTGAATCGCGCCAGCAGTCTCGCGAGCAGGGGCGGCGGATGGTCCAGCTTGTGACGCAGCGAGGGAAGATCGCGAATCAGGAGGATGGGGTGGCTCATACGCGCATCAATTCTCACGGAAGACTTTGCCACCTTCGTAAAGCTTGAGGCGGGCGAGCAGAGGATCGACCGACACGCCGGCAGCAACGGATAGCTTGATCGCCTTGCGGATGGTGTCGGCCGCGCGGCGGGTGCTGCCCGTCGCAGCCTGGGCTGCGGCCAGCGTGTCGAGCACAGACGGTGTGTCACCTCCCGACAACTTCATCACCCGCTCGGCCAGCCTGAGCGCCTCCTTGGGGTCGGCCGCATCGGGAATCGGACAGGTCGCCAGGATCCACGCCAGGTCGTTCAACGTGCCAATGTCGTCTGGATGGATCCGCAGCGTCGCGCGCAGCGGTTCGATCTGCTCGTTGAACGCCCTTCTCCGCGCCTCGGCCTCCTTGATGGTCATCTCGTCGAGAAACGCCAGCGAGACGCCCGCGTTCTTCAGGGCGACCTGCATCTCATCCTTGTCGATCGCCTTGATGTAGGCCTCGTTAGCGGTGACGCGACCCGAGATGACCAGCTTGGTCAGCGCGTCGGCAAACGTCTGCATCCCGATGGCGCGGCTGACCTGCATCACCGAGGGGATCATGAAGATCTTCCCTTCGCGGATGTGGTTCGCAACCGGCACGTTGACCACCATCACTTCAAATGCGGCCAGGCGGCCGCCGCCAATCTTCTGACACAGCGTCTGGGCGACGACGCCCTTGAGCGTGTCGCTCAACATCGAGCGGATCTGGTTCTGCCGTTCCGACGGAAACTTGTCGATCATGCGGTCAACGGCCGTGGCGGCGTTGTTCGTGTGCAGCGTGCCGAACACGAGATGGCCGGTTTCAGCGGTCTCGATGGCGATTTCGATCGTCTCCAAGTCGCGCATTTCACCCACGAGCACGATATCGGGATCTTCGCGCAAGGCCGCCCGGAGGGCGCGCGCGAAGCTCATGGTGTCGTGATGAACTTCGCGCTGGTTGATCAGGCATTTGATGGGCCGGTGGACAAATTCGATGGGATCCTCGATGGTGATCACATGCTCCGAACGGTTGCGGTTGATGTGATCGACCATCGCCGCGAGCGTCGTTGACTTGCCGCTGCCCGTCGGACCGGTCACCAGCACCAAGCCTTTGGAGAGATAGCAGAAATCATGAAGTGCCTGCGGCATGTTCAATTGATCGAATGTCGGGATTTTGTCGGGGATCAGACGGAAGACGGCGCCCACGCCGTTCATGTCATGAAAGCCGTTCACGCGAAACCGGCCCAGTCGGTCGATCTTGTAGGCGAAGTCTACATCCATCTCCCGTTCCAACTGAACGCGCCCATCCTCAGACATGATCTCATGGATCAGCGCGCGAATGGCTTCACTCGTCAGAATCGGCTCGGTGGCGATCCGCGTCATGACGCCGTGAATGCGCAGGAATGGCCGTTGTCCGGTCGAAAGATGGAGGTCGCTTGCCTCATCCTTGACCATCCTGTCCAACAGCCTGTCAATCGCCGGCATGTCTTAACTTTCCTTGCCCGAGGGGGTTCCCAATGTGACCACGGAAGCCGGCGAGAACGCGGCCAGGAAGCCAACGGCCTTTTTACGCACATTTAGTTCGGGGGCCAGACTCAGCGTCAATTGTATCCGCGCACCCGAGGCCTTGACGACCTGCACGGTCTCCTTCCAAAACTCCCCGGCGAGGACGCGCTGGATCGCATCCGTGGACCCCGCCTCCTTCCAAACCAACGTGAAGGGCTTGTCGCACAGCTCATCGGCCTTGGCATAGCCCAACAGCCGGGCAAGCGCCGTGTTCGCCACCTTGATCTTAGACTCGCTATCGCAGGCCGCGGCGGCCGTCGGCACGTGGTTCAACAGGCTCTGACAGCTTTTCAACTTCTGCATCTGAGCAAAGCGGCGCTCGACGTTGCGAATCGAAAAGACCAGATCGCCATCATTCATCAGATCGATCGAGCTGATGGCGATCTCGGCTGCAAACGTCGAACGATTCTTGCGGACGCACTGCCCGTCGATCAGCACGAACCGCTCCCCCGAAAGACCCTGCCGGATCCGGCTGATCAAGGCTGTGTTCACCCCGGGGATCAACGCGCTGATGGGCAAATCCCAGGTCTCCTCGCGGGTGAAATCGAAGAAATTCGTGACGCGCGTGTTGATGTCAATCACGTGCCCTTTGGGATCCGTGATCAGCACCGCGTCGTAAAGACCGGCCAGCAACTGCTTGTAAAGCGACCGGTGGTCGCTCTTATACGCGCCCGCGCCATTGAGGCCCGTAACCTTCGGCGCGAGAGGGACCGAAGGGGCCTCCACCGGTGTCGCTGGGGCGCTGGCTGGAATCGGCTTTTCAGGGACAGCACCGCGCCGGTCAACTGGCGCGGCTGCATCCGGATCCCTCGGATTGAGATCTCTTTGCGGCGGACCTATAGCCGCCAAGGTTTTATCCTCAGCCGCTTGCGTATCCTCATCTACCTGTCGATTCTTGAACCAAAGTCTCATAAATCGCCTCTGTTCGAGCATCTTGCTCGCAGGTAGTATGCCAGATCCGCGTCATGTTGGCTACTAAAACCCGTTTTTTTTGTGACCTGTCAAAAATCCAAATTCGGGTGCCATCGCATACGAAAAAGCGATCAACAGTCGCTTTCTCTCGCATACTTGTGAGGAACATCTGTCAATTATGCAAATCATTATTGGGAAGTTTTGTGCCTCGTTTGCGAAAAGGGGTTCGTGTTCACGGCAAAAGCCAAAGCAAAGGCCAAGCAAAAGAAATGGTTTCCATTTTGGCATGGTTTATGATAAGTATTGCCAGAGCGATCAACGACATATAGGGAGAACCAGATCATGAGCGCACCATATCTGAAGGCCAATCTGATCACCGAGCTCGCCACCGCCGTCGGCATCAGCAAGCGCAAGACCGATCTGCTGCTGGCCCAAATGGCCCAGATCGCCTATCGGGA
This sequence is a window from Lentisphaerota bacterium. Protein-coding genes within it:
- a CDS encoding PAS domain-containing protein; amino-acid sequence: MLEQRRFMRLWFKNRQVDEDTQAAEDKTLAAIGPPQRDLNPRDPDAAAPVDRRGAVPEKPIPASAPATPVEAPSVPLAPKVTGLNGAGAYKSDHRSLYKQLLAGLYDAVLITDPKGHVIDINTRVTNFFDFTREETWDLPISALIPGVNTALISRIRQGLSGERFVLIDGQCVRKNRSTFAAEIAISSIDLMNDGDLVFSIRNVERRFAQMQKLKSCQSLLNHVPTAAAACDSESKIKVANTALARLLGYAKADELCDKPFTLVWKEAGSTDAIQRVLAGEFWKETVQVVKASGARIQLTLSLAPELNVRKKAVGFLAAFSPASVVTLGTPSGKES
- a CDS encoding PilT/PilU family type 4a pilus ATPase, producing MPAIDRLLDRMVKDEASDLHLSTGQRPFLRIHGVMTRIATEPILTSEAIRALIHEIMSEDGRVQLEREMDVDFAYKIDRLGRFRVNGFHDMNGVGAVFRLIPDKIPTFDQLNMPQALHDFCYLSKGLVLVTGPTGSGKSTTLAAMVDHINRNRSEHVITIEDPIEFVHRPIKCLINQREVHHDTMSFARALRAALREDPDIVLVGEMRDLETIEIAIETAETGHLVFGTLHTNNAATAVDRMIDKFPSERQNQIRSMLSDTLKGVVAQTLCQKIGGGRLAAFEVMVVNVPVANHIREGKIFMIPSVMQVSRAIGMQTFADALTKLVISGRVTANEAYIKAIDKDEMQVALKNAGVSLAFLDEMTIKEAEARRRAFNEQIEPLRATLRIHPDDIGTLNDLAWILATCPIPDAADPKEALRLAERVMKLSGGDTPSVLDTLAAAQAATGSTRRAADTIRKAIKLSVAAGVSVDPLLARLKLYEGGKVFREN